TCTTCGGCGTGTGGGCACCCGGTGAAGACGTCGCGAAGCTGACGTATTACGGGCTCTACGCGCTGCAGCACCGTGGCCAGGAAGCCGCCGGTATCGCGGTGAGCGCGGGCAACGGTGTCGTGGTCTACAAGGAGCTGGGGCTGGTGTCCCAGGTCTTCGACGAGACGACGCTGGCCAGCCTCCAGGGCCACCTCGCGATCGGTCACGCCCGCTACTCGACCACCGGCGGTTCGACCTGGGAGAACGCCCAGCCGACGCTGCGGTCGACGTCGGCCGGGACGTCGGTGGCGCTGGCCCACAACGGCAACCTGGTCAACACCGGTGAGCTGGCCCGGGCGGTCGCTGCCACCGGTATGACCTCGCAGGGCCCGGTGAGCACCAACGACACCTCGCTGGTGACGTCGCTGCTCGCGGCCGACCCGGATCGGTCGCTGGAGCAGGCGGCGCTCGAGGTGCTGCCGACGCTGCGCGGCGCGTTCAGCTTCGTCTTCATGGACGAGCACACGCTCTACGCCGCCCGCGACCCGCAGGGCGTCCGGCCGTTGGTGCTGGGGCGGCTCGAGCGCGGCTGGGTGGTGGCCAGCGAGACGGCCGCGCTGGACATCGTCGGCGCGAGCGTCGTCCGCGAGGTCGAGCCGGGTGAGCTGATCGCGATCGACGAGGGCGGCCTGCGCTCCGAGCGGTTCGCGATGCCCGAGCCCAAGGGCTGCATCTTCGAGTACGTCTACCTGGCCCGTCCCGACACCACGATCGCCGGTCGCGGAGTGCACGCGACGCGGGTGGAGATCGGTCGCCGGCTCGCCGCGCAGAACCCGGTGGACGCCGACCTGGTGATCCCGGTGCCCGAGTCCGGCACCCCGGCCGCGGTGGGTTACGCGCAGGCCAGCGGCA
The sequence above is a segment of the Cryptosporangium aurantiacum genome. Coding sequences within it:
- the purF gene encoding amidophosphoribosyltransferase — encoded protein: MLRGDGKLTHELDPSDTGPQDACGVFGVWAPGEDVAKLTYYGLYALQHRGQEAAGIAVSAGNGVVVYKELGLVSQVFDETTLASLQGHLAIGHARYSTTGGSTWENAQPTLRSTSAGTSVALAHNGNLVNTGELARAVAATGMTSQGPVSTNDTSLVTSLLAADPDRSLEQAALEVLPTLRGAFSFVFMDEHTLYAARDPQGVRPLVLGRLERGWVVASETAALDIVGASVVREVEPGELIAIDEGGLRSERFAMPEPKGCIFEYVYLARPDTTIAGRGVHATRVEIGRRLAAQNPVDADLVIPVPESGTPAAVGYAQASGIPYGIGLVKNSYVGRTFIQPSQTIRQLGIRLKLNPLRDVIRGKRLVVVDDSIVRGNTQRALVRMLREAGAVEVHVRISSPPVKWPCFYGIDFASKAELIANGLDAEGVRASIGADSLAYVSLDELVAATEQPRKRLCMACFDGKYPIALPADDMIGKHMLEGIERGVGREPLPLVASPGGAGALSRP